Proteins from one bacterium genomic window:
- the mraY gene encoding phospho-N-acetylmuramoyl-pentapeptide-transferase, which yields MNPVITIFLLTTIAFIVTIAWTPALTRLLYRYKLGKTIRSAADAPVYAKLHAHKAGTPTMGGVLVWVTALGLAVVLSAAEALRIPFLRDLAFLSRPETLLPLGAMVAAALIGLGDDLLNVFGMGAAGGGLTMRHRLLLYTGVAALIAWWFVVKLEWTTLHVPFIGPADLGPFAFFLFAMLLLVATMHSVNITDGLDGLAGGTLLTALSAYGVIAFLEGRFDLAALIGVLVGALFAFLWFNIPPARFFMGDTGAMALGTVLGTVALLTNEPFLLLVIGLPFVAESASVVVQMTARRLTGKRIFRSTPFHHHLEAIGWPESKIVMRFWIIAGVVAVLGLMLYLVDHSA from the coding sequence ATGAATCCCGTCATCACCATTTTCCTCCTCACGACGATTGCGTTCATCGTGACGATCGCGTGGACGCCGGCGCTCACGCGGCTGCTCTACCGGTACAAGCTCGGGAAGACGATTCGGAGCGCGGCGGATGCGCCGGTGTACGCGAAGCTCCACGCGCACAAAGCGGGAACGCCCACGATGGGTGGCGTGCTCGTGTGGGTGACGGCACTCGGCCTCGCCGTTGTCCTCAGCGCGGCGGAGGCGCTTCGTATCCCGTTCCTCCGTGATCTCGCATTCCTCTCGCGGCCAGAGACGCTCCTGCCGCTTGGTGCGATGGTCGCGGCGGCACTTATCGGGCTTGGCGATGACCTTCTCAACGTCTTCGGGATGGGCGCTGCGGGCGGTGGCCTCACGATGCGCCACCGATTGCTCCTCTATACGGGCGTCGCCGCACTCATCGCGTGGTGGTTCGTCGTGAAGCTCGAGTGGACGACACTCCATGTGCCCTTCATCGGCCCCGCCGACCTCGGCCCGTTCGCGTTCTTCCTGTTCGCGATGCTCCTCCTCGTCGCCACGATGCACTCGGTGAACATCACGGACGGCCTCGACGGTCTCGCGGGCGGTACACTCCTCACCGCGCTCTCGGCGTACGGTGTCATCGCGTTCCTCGAGGGACGCTTTGACCTCGCCGCGCTCATCGGCGTGCTCGTGGGCGCGCTTTTCGCGTTCCTCTGGTTCAACATCCCGCCGGCGCGCTTCTTCATGGGCGACACAGGCGCGATGGCGCTCGGGACCGTGCTCGGGACCGTCGCACTCCTCACGAACGAGCCGTTCCTCCTCTTGGTCATCGGCCTGCCGTTCGTTGCGGAGTCCGCATCCGTCGTCGTCCAGATGACAGCGCGGCGCCTCACGGGCAAACGCATCTTCCGCTCGACACCGTTCCACCACCACCTCGAGGCGATCGGTTGGCCCGAGTCCAAGATCGTCATGCGCTTTTGGATCATCGCCGGTGTCGTCGCGGTGCTCGGTCTCATGCTCTACCTCGTTGATCACAGCGCGTAA